The sequence CGCGCGCTGCAGCGGGCACTGGCCGAGGTGTATGCGAGCGATCGCGATCGCATCCTGCGCCGCGCTCGACTCATGCGCGCGACCCCGGCGCTGCTGCAGGTCACCGCCGGCGACCTCCGCGTGCTGCGTGCGGCCCTCGCGGAGCTGCTGCGCCGCACCAAGCACGCCCGCGACGACCTCGAGGCCGCGGTCTTCGCCGGCGCGCTCGCGACCGCGCTCGAGGCCGCCATCGATCACTGGCTCGATGGTGACGGCGAGGTTCCGCTGACCCGCTGTCTCAACCGCGCGTTCACCCGGCTGCGACGACTCGGCGACGCGTGAGGCGGACGTCGACACCGACGCCGCCGACCCCCTCGCCTGCGGGGCTGCGCTCGACGGCCTCGTTCGAGGACGACCGAGGGCGCCGACCCAATCGCACCCGGCTCAGCAGCCGAGGTCCGAGACCGCCGGCAGCGCGCCGACGTAGCCGGTGCCCGCGAACGTGGTGCCCCCGAGGTCGAACATCAACGGCACGGTGAGATCACCCGTGACGGTCCCGCACCAGCTGTCGTCGCTCACGAGCTGACCGTCGAGCACGACGTTCTGCGCGGTCGCATCGCTGCCGGTCACGGGGTTGGTCAGGCCGTCGATGTCGAGCTGCCCGACGTCGATCGAGAAGCTGCCGTCGGCGGCCACCGCGACGTCGTCGAACACGAGCGGGGCGCCCAGCGGCAGGCGGGGCGTGGTCGTGCTGCCGACGTCGAGCGTGAGCGGCTGCATCGAGATGTCGAGCAGCGCGCCGCCGCCGTTGGCGGTCTGCACCACCGTGACGTCGTACTGCAGCGGCAGATCGGGCGCCAGCGTGGTGGAGATGACCAGCAGATGCGAGCCACTGATGTCGGGCAGCACGGCCTCGCCGCTGCTCGACGAGCCCATGCCACCCGAGCTCGAGCCGGTGTCGCTGCTGCCGCTGTCGGATCCGCTGCCACCGCTGCTGCCGCCACCGGTGCTGCCGCCACCGCTCGAGTCCGCCACCGTGGTGCCCGACTCGGTGTCGCCCGGCCCGGTGGTGGCGTCCGTGGTGGTCGGCGCGGCCGTGCTCGCGCTGGTGGTGGTCATCGTGTCGGTACCGTCGAGCGTGCCCGTCGATGCGGTCGTCGCCGAGGTGGCGTCACCACTCGATCCGGTCTCGCCACTGGCGGACACGCCGTCGTCGCTGCACGCGATGGCCAATAGACACGAACACGACGACCACCCGATCCCACGCATGAACCTACGCATGTGCACACTCCAATGCGCACGAGGATGCCACGGCTGCGCCGCCGGGGGCAACCGCGAATCAGCTGCGACGGAACACGAGCACGTGCTGCCACGGCAGACCCGGCACGTCCTGCACCAACCGGAATCCGCGGGGCTCGAGCTCTCGCAGGACCTGATCGCGCGTCATCTTGTGCTCGGGCTTGATCGGCACGGCGTCGTCCTCGCCGCGGAACTCGACCAGCACGAGCCGTCCCTCCGGCGACAGTGAGGCCCGCAGCGACGCGAGCATGGCCGATGGATCGGCCAGCTCGTGGTAGACATCGACCAGCAGCACGAGATCGCAGCCACCGGCAGGGAGCCCGGCATCGGTCTGACTCGCGCTGACGGTCTCGATGTTGCGTAGGCCCGCTGCATCGGCCCGCTCGCGCAGCAACGCCAGCATCTCGGGCTGCAGATCGCTGGCGACGACGCGCCCGTCGGGGCCCACCGCCGCGGCCATCCGCAGGCTGTGGTAACCGTTGCCGGCCCCGACGTCGCACGCGACCTGGCCGGGGCGCAGCGCCAGCGCGCGGTGCAGCGCGTCGGGATCCTCTTCGACCTCGCGCTCGGGTCGCGTGAGCCACTCGGCGCCGTGATGGCTCATGGTCGCTGCGATCGGGCGGCCCTCGAAGCTCGGCGGTGGGGCCGACGGTCCCACCGGCACCGGCTCGGCGGCCTCGGCGTCTGCATCGACGTTCACGGGTGACGCGGCCTCGTCGGTCTGTTCGACGCGACGGCAGGACCCGCACGCGAGCGCGGCCCCGCACAGCAGCGCCGCCGGATCGAGCTTGCCGAGCATCATGCGAGCACGCGCCAGTTTGCCGGCAAGCACGGGAGCTTGTCGAGCGGGCGTCGCGGTCGCCGTGGTACAAAGGTGCGAAGCGCCCGTGCGGCTGTTCATCCAGATCCCGTGTCTCGACGAGCGAGAGTGGCTCGCGCAGACCTTCGCCGATCTCCCGCGCAGCATCCCCGGCGTGAGCGCCATCGAGGTGCTCGTGGTCGATGACGGTAGCAGCGACGGCACCAGCGCGCTGGCGCGGGAGCTCGGCGTCCACCACATCGTGCGATTCCCCCGCAACCGTGGGCTGGCCGCCGCGCACATGGCCGGGCTCGACGCGTGCCTGCGGCTCGGCGCCGACATCATCGTCAACACCGACGCCGACAACCAATACAAGGGCAGCGACATCGCGCGGCTGGTGGAGCCGATCCTGGCCGGGCGCGCCGACCTCACCATCGGCGATCGCAACACCGACGCGATCGCGCACTTCTCGTTCGTGAAGCGGGTGCTGCAGCGCTGGGGCTCACGGGTGGTGCGACGTGCATCGGGCACCACGGTGGCGGACTCGACCAGCGGCTTCCGGGCGCTGTCGCGACGCGCGGCCTACGGCATCTTCGTGCACAACCGCTTCACGTACACGCTGGAGACCATCATCCAGGCCGGGCACCTGGGCCTGGCCATCGAGAACGTCGCGATCCAGACCAACGCCAAGGCCCGCGAGTCGCGGCTGTTCCGCTCGATCTTCGAGTACGTGCGCCGCAACGGCGCGGTGATCCTGCGCGCCTACAACCTCTACTGGCCGGTGCAGACCTTCGGGTTCCTGGCGGTGGTGTTGTTCCTGGTCGGCGGTGGCCTCGGGCTGCGCTTCCTCTATTACTACGTGCAGGATCCCGACTACTCCGGGCACGTGCAGTCGCTGTTGGTCGGCGTCGGTGCGGTCGTGCTGTCGATCCTCGTGGCATTGATGGCACTGCTCGGTGATCTACTGGCGACCAACCGTCGACTCACCGAGGAGGTGCTGCTGCGCGTGCGAAGGCTCGAGGCCCACGGCCAGTCGCCGGGCCGCGCGGCAGCGGCCACCGAGGGCATCGAGTCGACCGCGGCGGCACCGTGGCTGCCCGACGCGACCGCGCTGGCGCTGCTGCCCGACGCGGCCGCGACCGCGAACGCGATCGCGTCTTCCCCTCGCCGCGAGCAGGCCACGTGAGCACCGCCGCGCAGGGACGGGGCCGCGACCCCGACGGCGTCGACAACATCGTCGGCAATCACTACGACAAGTACGGCACCCGCAATCCGATCGCGCGCGCGCTGGTGCGGGGCTTCCTCGACGCGGTCATCGGGCTGTACCGCAGCGTCGGCGCACGCACCGTGCTCGAGGTCGGCTGCGGCGAGGGCTTGCTCGCACAACAGCTGTGGTCGTCGGCGCCGCAGCCGAAGCGCTTCGTGGCCTCCGACCTGGTGCTCGATCGCATCTCACCGCGGCTCGACCCCAGCATCGAGCGCGTGCAGGCCTCGATCTACGAGCTGCCGTTCGAGGACGACAGCTTCGATCTCGTGGTCTGTTGCGAGGTACTCGAGCACATCGCCGAGCCTGCGCGCGGGCTGGCCGAGCTCACGCGCGTCGCGGGGCGCCGCGTGCTCGTCAGCGCGCCGTGGGAGCCGCTATGGCGCGCGATGAACCTCGCCCGCGGACGCTACCTCCGGGCCCTGGGCAACACGCCCGGCCACATCCAGCACTTCAGCCGGCGCGAGTTCGTGGCGCTCGCGAGCACCCGCATGCGCGTGCTCGAGCGACGCACGCCGCTGCCGTGGACGATCCTGCTCGGCGAACCCCACCCATGAGTGCGCCCGCCCCGTCCCCGCGCGATCGACAGGTGCGCGTGGCGAGCTTCGTGCTCGTCACGCTGGTGGGCCTGTGGCTGCTGTGGCCGATCCCGCTGGGCCACCCACCGCTGTCGAAGGACCACACGGTCCACCTCACGCGCATCTGGGCCTGGGCGGACGTGCTCGCCCACGGCGCGCCGCGGGGTTGGAGCGAGGTGTGGTTCTTCGGCACGCCGATCGGCGAGGTCTATCCGATCCTCGGCGACGCCCTGGTGGTGCTGCTGCGCGTGTGCTCGATCGGGCTGCTCGACTGGCACCAAGCCTATGCGCTCGGCTTCACCGTCGTGTTCGTGAGCCAGGGATGGGCGTTGCTCCGCCTGGGCCGCATGTGCGGGCTCGGGCCGCTGCCGGGCCTGGTGGCCGCGCTGCTGTGCTTGTGCGACGCCGGGGCCTACCGCGAGGGTGGTTGGATCTACACGGTCGACTACGGCGTGTGGCCGCAGACCCTCGCCAACACGCTGACGTGGCTGGGCCTGGGCGAGGCGATGCTGGCCGCCGACTGCGACGACGCCCGGCCGCGCGCCGCCGCGATCGGGCGGGCCGCGCTCGCGTTCGGCGGCGCGCTGCTGGCCCACCCGATCACGCTGGTGGTGCTCGCATTGTGCGTGCCGCTGGCGATCGCGAGCGGCCTGCGGACGCGCGCGCGCTTGGTGCCGACCGTGGTCGCCTTCGCGATCGCCCTGCTGCTCGGGCTCGGCCTGGCGGCGTGGTGGGTGTGGCCGATGGGCGGCATGCGGATGTGGATGGTCAGCTACGGCTGGCTGTGGCAGCCGCTGTCGTGGATGGTCGATCAGGCGCAGCGCGGCCACCTCATCCAGGGCATGCCGATGGCGGTGTCGAGCCTGGTCGCGGTCGGCGTGGTGGCGGTGGCGATCTTCGGCAACCCGGCGGCGCGTGTATTCGCCGCGTGCGGCGTGCTGCTGTGGCTGTGGACCGCCGAGGACACGCTGTGGGACCTGCGCCTCGATCTGGTCTCGCCAGCGTTCGGGCAGATGCAGTGGCAGCGCTTCCTCATCGCGTGCAAGCCGGGGCTGCTGCTGGCGGCGGGCGCAGCGATTGGGCTCGCGTGGCGGGCCGTGCTCGGCGGGCTGCGACGTGGCGGGCCTGCGCGCATCGCCGGCATCGCGCTCGGTCTCGTCGGCGTCGGCATGCTGGCGTGGTGCGTCCGCGACAGCGCCGAGGTGATGTCGAAGCTGGCGGTCGGGGCCCCGCAGGTCGCCTACGACCCCGAGGACCCCAGCCTCACCGACGACTACGCCGCACTCGCGCAGTGGCTCGACGCCAAGCGCCGCGAAGAGGGCGACGTGCGCTGGCGGGTGATGGTCGCCGCGCCGCGCAACCTCCACTGGTTCATGGACATGCCGGTGCGCACCGGCGTGCCGATGTACAAGGCCGGCTTCACGCCCGGCGACAACTTCGTGCACAAGCCCGAGGCCGACACGCCGGCGCTGCTCGATCGGCTCGACGTGCGCTACGTGGTCACGCGCCGCGGCAGCGTGCGTGACGCGGTGGTGGTCGAACGCTTCGGCGCGCTCAAGCTGTGGGAGCGCAAGCGCTGGGCACCGCAGGGCTCGGCGCGGCTGCTGGGCACCGGTGCACTCGAGGTCCTGCAGGACGATCCCGGCCGCGGCATCGTGCAGCTGCGCGTGACCGGCACCGCACCCGATACGCGGCTGGTGTTCGACATCGCCGGCTACCCCCGCTGGCAGCTCGAGCACGATGGCCGCGAGGTCACGTGGGTCGAGACGCCCGCTGTCGGCGACGGGCCCGATGCCACCATCGCCGAGCGGCGCAGCGGCGCGCTGCGGGGCGGCAAGGCCGAGGGCGACGACGGCACCGAGCCCACCCTCATCGCTGCGCCCGCGCGCGACGGGCTGTGGACCCTGCGCTACCGCGTGTGGGGCGGCAAGGATGTGCTCGCGCTCGCGATCTCGTTGCTCGCCGCGGCCGTGACGATGTTGCTGCGAGTACGCTCGCGTCGCTTCGATCTCGCCGATCGCATCGACCTCGCGCTCGAGATCGCCGGCGGTGGTGGCAACCCCCGGCAGGGCCCGCCGCGCCGTCCGTGGCTGCGCCCATGGATGGTCGCCGCCGCCGCCGTGCTGGCGGTGGCGGCGTGGGCGATGAAGGTGCGCAGTGGCCACCAACGCGAGCGCACGCAGGCGATCGGCTGGGTGGACGACGGAATCGCCGAGGTCAACGGCGCCCACGCAGGTCCACTCAAGACCGACATGCTGGTGCACCCCGCGGTGCTGTTGCAGCCATCGCGGGTGCGCCCGCGCCCCGACGGCTCCGCGCCCACGCGGCCCGCGACGCAGGTGCGGTTCCCCGCCGTCACACTGACGGAGCGTTTGACCGGGTGGTTCGCGCTCGACGACGATGCCGCGAAGATGCGCCCCGAGGGTCGCCACACCCTGGTGATCGAGCTCTCCGACGGCCAGGGTGGCTGGATCACGATCTTCGATCGCAAGGTCCCGCACGGGCCCGGACGCCAGTGGCTCGACCTGCCGACCGACGCCGCCGCAGGCACCACCGTCGACCTGCGCGTGCGCATCGAGAGCGATGGCCTCGCACCGCCGGAGCTCGGCTTCGACCTCGACCTCGGCGCACCCAAGGGCCCGTGAGCACCCCATCGAGCCCGCCCGTCGCCGCCGCCGCCGCGCCCGGTGTCACCACGCCCGCCCCGCGTGGGCGCGCGCATCGGCTGGCGTGGGTGCTCGTCGGCGCTGCCGCGCTCGAGACCGTCGCGACCGCGTGGTTCGCCCGTGACCCGCTCGACGACGCCGCGTGGTCGCAGCTCGCCGACACCATCGCCGCCCGCGACGAGCCGGTGCCCCTCTTGCTCGCCGACGAGTGGCTGGGGCCTAGCGCACGCATGCACGTGCCGGCCCTGCGCGAGCCCGATGCGCTGATGGCCCCCGACCTCCACGGCGTCGCGCGCTTCGACGTGATCGGGCTCGGACGCGACTGGTCCGACGCGCTCGACGTCGCGCTGGAGGGCCTGCCGCGCCCCCACGCGCTGGCCCGCGTCGACGTCGGACCGTTCACGTGGACCCGCTACGAGCAGCCCGCGGCGCGGCTCGTCAACGACCTGACCGCGAGCGCGATCGGTCGCGAGATCGCGACCGACACCGGGCCTTGTCGCGGGCGCGATCGCGGGCGCTGTGACGAGGGCGAGGTCGGCCCGCGCATCGTCGAGATCGACTACCGCCCGCGCGCGTGCCTGGGCATGACCGTGAAGGACGGCACCCCCGTGACCGTGCGCTGGCCCGACGTGGCGCTGGGCGACCGCCTGCGCGGGCACCTCGGCGCTGGCGACTACAATGCGCGGCTGCGCAACGACGCACCGATCGATCTGGTCGTTCGCATCGATGGCGAGCTCGTGCGGCGCACGACCATCGCCGACATCGAGGGCTGGCGCGCATTCGAGATCGCCACCACCCCCGGCCCGCACGCGCTCGAGATCACGGTCACCGCCGCGTTGTCGGGCAGCTTCACCGCCCGCGGCTACGACGTCACGCCGCAGCGGACCATCTGCCTGGAGCTGCGCGCGCTGGAGGGCAACCGATGAGCGACGCGAACCCAGCGCTGCCACGGACACGGCGGCTATGGATCGCCGCGTTGCTGGGCCTCTTGACCACGCTCGTGCTCGCGCGCGCGTCGGTCGAGGTCGGCTACGTGCGCGACGAGGGCATCTACTTCGCGGCCAGCCGCCAGTACGCCGCGTGGGCCGCCCACGTCGTCCGCGAGCCTGGCAAGGCGCTCGCCCGCGCCGAGCGCGACCGCTACTTCCGCATCAACCACGAGCACCCTGCCCTGCTCAAGCTGCTGGCCGGCGTGTCGGCGCTCGCGTTTGCCCAGCCGCCCCAGCCCGGCACCGCCGAGGACGGCATCCGCGACGACGGTGGTATGTGGCCGATCATGACCGAGGGTGCCGCGATGCGGCTGCCCGCGCAGGCGCTCGCAGGCCTGGGCGTCGCGTTGCTGTTCGCGACCGCGGCCGCGTGGGGCGGTGTGCTGGCGGGCCTGCTCGCCGCCGGCGCCTTCGCACTCCTGCCCCACGTCGCGTTCCATGCCCAGCTGCACGCGTTCGACGTGCCGGTCGCGGTCGCGATGCTCGCGGTCGTGCTGGCCTACCGCGCGGCCCAGCGCAGCCGCGGCTGGGGCATCGCGGCCGGCGTCGTGCTCGGGGTCGCGATCGCGATCAAGCACAACGCGCTGTTCCTCGGACCGCTGCTGGCGCTGCACCACGCCGTCACGTTGCTGCACGCGCGACGCCGCGGTCACGTGCTGCGCTGGCGTCAGTGGCTGCCGCTTTCGCTGGTGTCGATGGCGATCCTCGGACCGCTGGTGGCGTGGCTGCTGTGGCCGTGGCTGTGGGCCGAGCCCGTCGCGCGGATCGGCGAGTACTTCGCCTTCCACCGTCAGCACGCCTACTACAACATGGAATTCCTCGGCACCAACTACAACCAGCCGCCGATGCCGATCGCGTATCCGTTCGTGATGACGCTGGCGACGGTGCCGAGCGTGATCGTGGCGCTCGCGATCGCCGGCGCCGTGGTCTCGGTGCGCGACGAGCTGGCGGCGCCGGGCAACGAGCTGGCGGCGCCGGGCAACGAGCTGGCGGCGCCGGGCACCGAGGCCGCGGCCGTCGGCTCGGCCGCGACTCCGCTGCCGCCGGGCTGGCCCCGCGGTGACGGGTTGCTGCTGCTGATCATGGCCCTGTTCCCGCTGCTGCTCATCGCGTGGCCGACCACGCCGATCTTCGGCGGCACCAAGCACTGGATCACCGCCTACCCCTTCGTCGCACTGCTCGCCGCACGGGCCTGGATCGCGCTGTGGCGCCGCGTCGAGGCGCCGCGGTGGCGGCCGTGGCTGGCGCTGCTGCTGTGTCTCGCGCCCGGTGCCATCGCCACCGTCGACGCCCATCCCTTCGGCATGTCGCAGTACGGTGCGGTGGTCGGTGGCGCCCGCGGGGGCGCGCGGCTGGGTCTCGGTCGCGGCTTCTGGGGCCATGCGATCGCCCGCGAGCTACCCGAGCTCCCGACGTGGTTGGGCCGCGCGCGGCGGCTCTACGTGCACGACGTCCACGAACTCGCGGTGCTGCAGTACCGCCGCGAGGGTCGCTGGCCCGCCGGCATCGAGAGCGTCCCGCTCGCGCGCGCCCAGGCGGGCTTGGTCTTCCACGAGCTGCACATGGCGACGTGGGAGTACCAGCTGTGGGAGCAGCTCGGCGAGGTCGCACCGACCCACGTCGTCACGCTCGACGGCGTGCCCCTGACCAGCGTCTACGTCGACCCGCGCGCCCGACGTTAGTAGTCGCGCGCGCCCAGCAGCGCGACGGTGTGTTCACCGAGCCGCGGCGCCGGGCCCAGCCGACGATGCGTCAACGAGACCGGCGCGCCGGAGAGGACCCCGGCGGTGCGGAACGCCAGCTGCGGATCCGCGAGGGCGTCGGCGATCCGCAGCACCGGTGCCACCGGCACCTGCTCGCGATCGAAATGCGCGAGCCAGTGCGCCAGCGACTCGCGACGTACCGCCCGCGCCACCATGGCCCGCAGCGCGGCCGCACCGACGAAGCGCAACGGCAGCGGCACCGCGGCAACCGCCGGCAACGCGAGCCCGCGGCACAGCGCGCGCCAGAACTTGTCCTCGTCGACGATCGCGATCGACAGCCAGCGATCGTCGCGGGTGCGGAACAGGCCGTAGTGCGGCAGCGCGTAGAGCCGCAGCCGCGCGAGCCGGCGGTAGATCGCCGTGCGTCGCAGGCCGCGGCCGAACGCGTCGACCCGCGCCGCCGCGCCGGGGCCCTCGAGCCACCGCGAGAGCCGTCCGGCGGCCGCGCCCGCGAGCCCCGCCGCGCCCGCACGTGGCCCGACCACACGCGAGAGCGTCTCGGAGAGCCGGGTGTCCCGGGGCGTGAGT is a genomic window of Deltaproteobacteria bacterium containing:
- a CDS encoding TetR family transcriptional regulator — translated: MRRVQAVALELFERDGWDAVSIEAIAAAAEVGPATIYRNFGSKERVVLWDEYDPMLLAVLTQELETHGVIDAMQRALQRALAEVYASDRDRILRRARLMRATPALLQVTAGDLRVLRAALAELLRRTKHARDDLEAAVFAGALATALEAAIDHWLDGDGEVPLTRCLNRAFTRLRRLGDA
- a CDS encoding methyltransferase domain-containing protein, with product MLGKLDPAALLCGAALACGSCRRVEQTDEAASPVNVDADAEAAEPVPVGPSAPPPSFEGRPIAATMSHHGAEWLTRPEREVEEDPDALHRALALRPGQVACDVGAGNGYHSLRMAAAVGPDGRVVASDLQPEMLALLRERADAAGLRNIETVSASQTDAGLPAGGCDLVLLVDVYHELADPSAMLASLRASLSPEGRLVLVEFRGEDDAVPIKPEHKMTRDQVLRELEPRGFRLVQDVPGLPWQHVLVFRRS
- a CDS encoding glycosyltransferase family 2 protein yields the protein MRARASLPASTGACRAGVAVAVVQRCEAPVRLFIQIPCLDEREWLAQTFADLPRSIPGVSAIEVLVVDDGSSDGTSALARELGVHHIVRFPRNRGLAAAHMAGLDACLRLGADIIVNTDADNQYKGSDIARLVEPILAGRADLTIGDRNTDAIAHFSFVKRVLQRWGSRVVRRASGTTVADSTSGFRALSRRAAYGIFVHNRFTYTLETIIQAGHLGLAIENVAIQTNAKARESRLFRSIFEYVRRNGAVILRAYNLYWPVQTFGFLAVVLFLVGGGLGLRFLYYYVQDPDYSGHVQSLLVGVGAVVLSILVALMALLGDLLATNRRLTEEVLLRVRRLEAHGQSPGRAAAATEGIESTAAAPWLPDATALALLPDAAATANAIASSPRREQAT
- a CDS encoding class I SAM-dependent methyltransferase, which produces MSTAAQGRGRDPDGVDNIVGNHYDKYGTRNPIARALVRGFLDAVIGLYRSVGARTVLEVGCGEGLLAQQLWSSAPQPKRFVASDLVLDRISPRLDPSIERVQASIYELPFEDDSFDLVVCCEVLEHIAEPARGLAELTRVAGRRVLVSAPWEPLWRAMNLARGRYLRALGNTPGHIQHFSRREFVALASTRMRVLERRTPLPWTILLGEPHP
- a CDS encoding glycosyltransferase family 39 protein encodes the protein MSDANPALPRTRRLWIAALLGLLTTLVLARASVEVGYVRDEGIYFAASRQYAAWAAHVVREPGKALARAERDRYFRINHEHPALLKLLAGVSALAFAQPPQPGTAEDGIRDDGGMWPIMTEGAAMRLPAQALAGLGVALLFATAAAWGGVLAGLLAAGAFALLPHVAFHAQLHAFDVPVAVAMLAVVLAYRAAQRSRGWGIAAGVVLGVAIAIKHNALFLGPLLALHHAVTLLHARRRGHVLRWRQWLPLSLVSMAILGPLVAWLLWPWLWAEPVARIGEYFAFHRQHAYYNMEFLGTNYNQPPMPIAYPFVMTLATVPSVIVALAIAGAVVSVRDELAAPGNELAAPGNELAAPGTEAAAVGSAATPLPPGWPRGDGLLLLIMALFPLLLIAWPTTPIFGGTKHWITAYPFVALLAARAWIALWRRVEAPRWRPWLALLLCLAPGAIATVDAHPFGMSQYGAVVGGARGGARLGLGRGFWGHAIARELPELPTWLGRARRLYVHDVHELAVLQYRREGRWPAGIESVPLARAQAGLVFHELHMATWEYQLWEQLGEVAPTHVVTLDGVPLTSVYVDPRARR